One genomic segment of Streptomyces sp. RKND-216 includes these proteins:
- a CDS encoding MGMT family protein, producing the protein MARMPVSEPPELPDYAERVLDVTERIPPGRVMTYGDVAEWLGEGGPRQVGRVMALYGGAVPWWRVVRADGRPLPGSELRALGHYREEGTPLRKAGRSSGDHGLRLDMRRARGAPAARRAYDPDAP; encoded by the coding sequence ATGGCTCGCATGCCAGTGAGCGAACCGCCGGAGCTGCCGGACTACGCGGAGCGTGTGCTCGACGTGACCGAGCGCATTCCGCCCGGCCGGGTGATGACGTACGGCGACGTCGCGGAGTGGCTGGGCGAGGGCGGACCGCGTCAGGTCGGCCGGGTGATGGCGCTCTACGGCGGGGCCGTCCCCTGGTGGCGCGTCGTCCGCGCGGACGGCAGGCCGCTGCCCGGCTCCGAGCTGCGCGCCCTCGGCCACTACCGGGAGGAGGGCACCCCGCTGCGGAAGGCCGGCCGCTCGTCCGGCGACCACGGCCTCCGCCTCGACATGCGCCGTGCCCGCGGTGCGCCTGCGGCGCGCCGGGCATACGACCCCGATGCCCCCTGA
- a CDS encoding lysylphosphatidylglycerol synthase domain-containing protein produces MRDEHGSPDGAPGDGGGQHGGGRDEDRRDAAARPDREPHDDTGTTRAPQGGAASAEGAGPADAAQRDSGIDEDVPLLPARVHRPSDLLRLGLGVLGIVAVLTIAAFAHGTTSGLESDVEKGTQQAPALLISVTGLAASVAVLLVPVAFAIERLIKRDGLRIADGVLAAVLAHGVSLATDLWVTQAAPGSVEDALTKQLGDGVVSTPVHSYLAPVIAYMTAVGMARRPRWRVLLWAVLLLDAFAVLIAGYSTPFSLAVTVLVGWSVAYGTLYAVGSPNVRPTAQTLLAGLRRVGFRPEGAVGIEEPAPEGEHPDHERGRRYRVRLEDGSSLDVTVVDREQQAHGYFYRVWRRLALRGLTQPRSTQSLRQALEQEALIAYAAIAAGANAPRLIATSELGPDAVMLVYEHIDGRSIEALPDEEVDDGLMRATWRQVQALQSRRIAHRRLIGESLLLDRSGAVFLTDLRGGEIAAGDLVLRMDVAQLLTTFGLRVGAERSVAAAVAVLGPDVVADSLPLLQPIALSRSTRTTLRRLAKERAQREREAVLEASRLRKEAREAAEETYSIAHDRKALKAEKNAEKKALDEALEEAREEDLLAQIRSHVLLIRPQAPVEPARLERIRPRTLISFIAGALAAYFLFSQLSHVEIGQAVAGADYSWVAIALGFSALTYLAAAIALLGFVPEKVPFPRTVLAQIAGSFVKLVAPAAIGGVALNTRFLQKAGVRPGHAVASVGASQLFGLGANILLLLAFGYLTGTEHTPTLSPSRAVIAGLLAAAVLVLIVTAIPGLRKFVSERLRSLFAGVVPRMLDVVQRPKLLLTGVGGTLLLPFAFLMCLDASLRAFGYDDMSYATLAVVFLAGNALGSAAPTPGGLGAVEAALIAGLITFGVPKEIATPAVLLFRLMTFWLPVLPGWLSFTQLTRKGAL; encoded by the coding sequence ATGCGGGACGAGCACGGCAGCCCCGACGGCGCACCGGGCGACGGCGGCGGCCAGCATGGCGGCGGACGCGACGAGGACCGCCGCGACGCCGCCGCGCGCCCGGATCGCGAGCCGCACGACGACACCGGAACGACCCGGGCCCCGCAGGGCGGTGCCGCGTCCGCTGAGGGCGCCGGGCCGGCCGACGCGGCGCAGCGGGACAGCGGCATCGACGAGGACGTGCCACTGCTGCCCGCCCGCGTGCACCGCCCCTCCGACCTGCTGCGCCTGGGCCTGGGCGTGCTGGGCATCGTCGCGGTGCTGACGATCGCCGCGTTCGCGCACGGCACGACCAGTGGCCTGGAGAGCGACGTCGAGAAGGGCACCCAGCAGGCGCCGGCGCTGCTCATCAGCGTGACCGGGCTGGCGGCGAGCGTCGCGGTGCTGCTGGTGCCGGTGGCCTTCGCCATCGAGCGGCTGATCAAGCGGGACGGCCTGCGGATCGCGGACGGCGTGCTGGCGGCCGTGTTGGCGCACGGTGTGTCGCTGGCCACCGACCTGTGGGTGACCCAGGCGGCACCGGGTTCCGTCGAGGACGCCCTCACCAAGCAACTCGGCGACGGCGTCGTCAGCACGCCGGTGCACAGCTACCTCGCCCCGGTGATCGCCTACATGACGGCCGTGGGCATGGCGCGGCGCCCGCGGTGGCGGGTGCTGCTGTGGGCGGTGCTGCTGCTGGACGCCTTCGCGGTGCTGATCGCGGGCTACTCCACCCCGTTCTCCCTCGCGGTCACCGTGCTCGTCGGCTGGAGCGTCGCCTACGGCACCCTGTACGCCGTCGGCTCCCCGAACGTCCGCCCGACCGCCCAGACGCTGCTCGCCGGCCTGCGCCGGGTCGGGTTCCGGCCGGAGGGAGCGGTGGGGATCGAGGAACCCGCCCCCGAGGGCGAGCACCCGGACCACGAGCGCGGCCGCCGCTACCGCGTGCGGCTGGAGGACGGCTCGTCCCTCGACGTCACCGTCGTGGACCGCGAGCAGCAGGCGCACGGCTACTTCTACCGGGTGTGGCGCCGCCTGGCGCTGCGCGGCCTCACCCAGCCGCGCAGCACGCAGTCGCTCCGGCAGGCGCTGGAGCAGGAGGCGCTCATCGCCTACGCCGCCATCGCGGCGGGGGCGAACGCGCCGCGGCTGATCGCCACGTCCGAGCTGGGCCCCGACGCGGTGATGCTGGTCTACGAGCACATCGACGGTCGCAGCATCGAGGCGTTGCCCGACGAGGAGGTCGACGACGGCCTGATGCGGGCGACCTGGCGGCAGGTGCAGGCGCTCCAGTCGCGGCGCATCGCGCACCGGCGGCTGATCGGCGAGTCGCTGCTGCTGGATCGTTCCGGCGCGGTGTTCCTCACCGACCTGCGAGGGGGCGAGATCGCCGCCGGAGACCTGGTGCTGCGCATGGACGTGGCCCAGCTGCTGACGACGTTCGGCCTGCGGGTCGGGGCGGAACGTTCGGTCGCCGCAGCGGTGGCCGTACTCGGGCCGGACGTGGTCGCGGACAGCCTGCCGCTGCTCCAGCCGATCGCGCTGAGCCGCAGCACCCGCACCACCCTGCGCCGGCTCGCGAAGGAACGCGCGCAGCGGGAGCGGGAGGCGGTGCTGGAGGCCTCCCGGCTGCGCAAGGAGGCGCGGGAGGCCGCCGAGGAGACGTACTCGATCGCGCACGACCGCAAGGCGCTGAAGGCGGAGAAGAACGCCGAGAAGAAGGCGCTGGACGAGGCCCTGGAGGAGGCGCGCGAGGAGGACCTGCTGGCGCAGATCCGCAGTCACGTGCTGCTGATCCGGCCGCAGGCTCCGGTGGAGCCGGCCCGGCTGGAGCGGATCAGACCGCGCACGTTGATCAGCTTCATCGCCGGTGCGCTCGCCGCGTACTTCCTCTTCAGCCAGCTCAGCCATGTGGAGATCGGCCAGGCCGTGGCCGGCGCCGACTACAGCTGGGTCGCTATCGCGCTGGGCTTCTCCGCACTGACCTACCTGGCGGCGGCGATCGCGCTGCTCGGCTTCGTACCGGAGAAGGTGCCGTTCCCGCGCACCGTGCTGGCGCAGATCGCCGGATCGTTCGTGAAGCTGGTGGCACCGGCGGCGATCGGCGGCGTGGCCCTGAACACCCGGTTCCTCCAGAAGGCGGGCGTACGGCCGGGCCACGCGGTGGCCAGCGTGGGCGCCTCGCAGCTGTTCGGCCTGGGCGCGAACATCCTGCTGCTGCTCGCCTTCGGCTACCTGACCGGCACCGAGCACACGCCGACGCTGTCGCCGTCCCGCGCGGTGATCGCCGGACTGCTCGCCGCGGCCGTGCTGGTGCTGATCGTCACCGCGATCCCGGGACTGCGGAAGTTCGTCTCGGAGCGGCTGCGGTCGCTGTTCGCCGGGGTGGTGCCGCGCATGCTGGACGTGGTGCAGCGGCCGAAGCTGCTGCTCACCGGGGTGGGCGGCACGCTGCTGCTGCCGTTCGCGTTCCTGATGTGCCTGGATGCGTCGCTGCGCGCGTTCGGCTACGACGACATGAGTTACGCGACGCTCGCCGTGGTCTTCCTGGCGGGCAACGCGCTGGGCTCGGCGGCACCGACTCCGGGCGGTCTGGGGGCGGTCGAGGCCGCGCTGATCGCGGGGCTCATCACCTTCGGCGTGCCGAAGGAGATCGCGACGCCGGCGGTCCTGCTGTTCCGTCTGATGACGTTCTGGCTGCCGGTGCTGCCGGGCTGGCTGTCCTTCACCCAGCTCACCCGCAAGGGCGCGCTGTAG
- the moeZ gene encoding adenylyltransferase/sulfurtransferase MoeZ, with the protein MSLPPLVEPAAELTVDEVRRYSRHLIIPDVGMEGQKRLKNARVLCVGAGGLGSPALMYLAAAGVGTLGIVEFDEVDESNLQRQIIHSQADIGRPKAESAKDTVLGINPHTKVNIHEERLDSSNVKEIFADYDLIVDGTDNFATRYLVNDACVLLNKPYVWGSIYRFDGQASVFWSAHGPCYRCLYPEPPPPGMVPSCAEGGVLGVLCASIGSIQVNEAIKLLAGIGDPLVGRLMIYDALEMTYRQVKVRKDPDCAVCGPNATVTELIDYEAFCGAVSDEAQQAAAGATITPKQLKEWIDDGENLEIIDVREPNEYEIVSIPGAKLIPKNEFLMGNALGEMPQDKRIVLHCKTGVRSAEVLAVLQSAGFSDAVHVGGGVIGWVNQIEPDKPVY; encoded by the coding sequence GTGTCGCTGCCACCACTGGTCGAGCCGGCTGCCGAGCTCACCGTCGACGAGGTCCGCCGGTACTCCCGTCATCTGATCATCCCGGACGTCGGGATGGAAGGTCAGAAGCGGCTCAAGAACGCCCGGGTCCTGTGCGTCGGTGCGGGCGGCCTGGGCTCGCCCGCGCTGATGTACCTCGCCGCGGCGGGCGTCGGCACGCTCGGCATCGTCGAGTTCGACGAGGTCGACGAGTCGAACCTGCAGCGCCAGATCATCCACAGCCAGGCCGACATCGGCCGTCCCAAGGCCGAGTCCGCCAAGGACACCGTGCTGGGCATCAACCCGCACACCAAGGTGAACATCCACGAGGAGCGCCTGGACTCCTCGAACGTCAAGGAGATCTTCGCCGACTACGACCTGATCGTGGACGGCACGGACAACTTCGCCACCCGCTACCTGGTCAACGACGCCTGCGTGCTGCTGAACAAGCCGTACGTGTGGGGCTCGATCTACCGCTTCGACGGCCAGGCGTCGGTGTTCTGGAGCGCGCACGGCCCGTGCTACCGCTGCCTCTACCCCGAGCCCCCGCCGCCGGGCATGGTGCCCAGCTGCGCCGAGGGCGGCGTGCTCGGCGTGCTGTGCGCGTCGATCGGCTCCATCCAGGTCAACGAGGCCATCAAGCTGCTCGCCGGTATCGGCGACCCGCTGGTCGGCCGGCTGATGATCTACGACGCCCTGGAGATGACCTACCGCCAGGTCAAGGTCCGCAAGGACCCGGACTGCGCCGTCTGCGGCCCGAACGCGACGGTCACCGAACTGATCGACTACGAGGCGTTCTGCGGCGCCGTCTCCGACGAGGCCCAGCAGGCCGCCGCTGGTGCGACGATCACCCCGAAGCAGCTCAAGGAGTGGATCGACGACGGGGAGAACCTCGAGATCATCGACGTCCGCGAGCCGAACGAGTACGAGATCGTCTCCATCCCCGGCGCCAAGCTGATCCCGAAGAACGAGTTCCTGATGGGCAACGCGCTCGGCGAGATGCCGCAGGACAAGCGGATCGTCCTGCACTGCAAGACGGGTGTGCGCTCCGCGGAGGTCCTGGCCGTGCTGCAGAGCGCCGGTTTCTCCGACGCCGTGCACGTCGGCGGCGGCGTCATCGGCTGGGTCAACCAGATCGAGCCGGACAAGCCCGTCTACTGA
- a CDS encoding spherulation-specific family 4 protein, producing the protein MPHLTTPGVPAATGAPAARIGLAAPGWAHPMLAPREWREPARAEAPPLHWAVLNVGRGPGARPDPYCLAAAARLREAGTPVLGHLELRQGFRPFAELVADARRFLDWYGVSGFYLARCPSDPAHLHETRRTTRTLRALSDGGLLVLGHGTHPYPGYAKLADQLVTFEGGWPDYRWSQVAEWTADHPPERFCHLVHGVPGTHLEEALRIARWQGAGTVYFTDRGTGGGVSPWESLPGYWDEIVSRLGTGVSE; encoded by the coding sequence ATGCCGCATCTGACCACTCCGGGAGTGCCCGCCGCGACCGGGGCCCCGGCGGCCCGCATCGGCCTCGCCGCGCCCGGCTGGGCCCATCCGATGCTGGCGCCGCGCGAGTGGCGGGAGCCGGCCCGTGCCGAGGCGCCGCCGCTGCACTGGGCGGTGCTGAACGTGGGCCGCGGACCCGGCGCCCGCCCGGACCCGTACTGCCTGGCCGCGGCGGCACGGCTGCGTGAGGCCGGCACGCCGGTGCTCGGCCACCTGGAGCTGCGGCAGGGGTTCCGGCCGTTCGCCGAGCTGGTCGCGGACGCGCGCCGCTTCCTGGACTGGTACGGCGTCAGCGGCTTCTACCTCGCGCGCTGCCCGTCCGACCCCGCCCATCTGCACGAGACCCGCCGCACCACCCGCACGCTGCGGGCCCTCAGCGACGGCGGGCTCCTGGTCCTCGGCCACGGCACGCACCCCTACCCCGGGTACGCCAAGCTCGCGGACCAGCTCGTCACCTTCGAGGGCGGCTGGCCGGACTACCGCTGGTCGCAGGTCGCGGAGTGGACGGCGGACCATCCGCCGGAGCGCTTCTGCCACCTGGTGCACGGCGTGCCTGGCACGCATCTGGAGGAGGCGCTGCGCATCGCCCGCTGGCAGGGCGCAGGCACCGTCTACTTCACCGACCGCGGCACCGGTGGCGGCGTCAGCCCCTGGGAGTCGCTGCCCGGCTACTGGGACGAGATCGTCTCGCGCCTCGGTACGGGTGTCTCGGAATGA
- a CDS encoding NAD-dependent epimerase/dehydratase family protein yields the protein MRVLLIGAHGYLGRYVADRLLADPAVQLTALGRGDEADVRFDLSSGSPGALTRFLDAVHPGVVINCAGAVRGGARELTRHNTVGAATVCEALRRSSCSARLVHIGCAAEYGPAQPGSSTGEDALPRPGGPYGVSKLAATELVLGSGLDAVVLRVFSPAGPGTPAGSPLGRLAEGMRRALQQGDSELKLPGLAVQRDFVDVRDVARAVHAASLSAAQGVVNIGTGRAVRMRDAVSVLARVAGYAGAVHDLEPTVPGPNGAPAAFPYPDGCGLWQQADVRTARDRLGWRPRIGLEESLADIWMEAACRI from the coding sequence ATGAGAGTGCTGCTGATCGGTGCGCACGGCTACCTCGGGCGCTACGTCGCCGACCGGCTGCTCGCGGACCCCGCCGTGCAGCTGACGGCGCTGGGCCGGGGCGACGAAGCGGACGTGCGCTTCGACCTGTCCTCCGGAAGCCCGGGAGCGCTCACCCGCTTCCTCGACGCCGTCCACCCCGGCGTCGTCATCAACTGCGCCGGCGCCGTGCGTGGCGGCGCACGGGAGCTGACCCGGCACAACACCGTCGGCGCCGCCACCGTGTGCGAGGCGCTGCGCCGCAGCAGTTGCAGTGCCCGGCTGGTGCACATCGGCTGCGCCGCCGAGTACGGCCCGGCACAGCCCGGCAGCTCCACGGGCGAGGACGCGCTGCCGCGCCCCGGCGGCCCGTACGGGGTGAGCAAGCTGGCCGCCACCGAGCTGGTGCTGGGCTCCGGCCTGGACGCCGTGGTGTTGCGGGTGTTCTCCCCGGCCGGGCCGGGCACGCCGGCCGGTTCGCCGCTCGGGCGGCTCGCCGAGGGCATGCGCCGCGCCCTGCAGCAGGGCGACAGCGAGCTCAAGCTGCCCGGTCTGGCCGTGCAGCGCGACTTCGTCGACGTCCGGGACGTGGCCCGTGCCGTGCACGCCGCCTCGCTGTCCGCTGCACAGGGCGTGGTCAACATCGGCACGGGGCGCGCGGTGCGGATGCGGGACGCCGTGTCCGTGCTGGCGCGGGTCGCCGGCTACGCCGGCGCCGTGCACGACCTGGAACCGACGGTGCCCGGCCCGAACGGCGCGCCGGCCGCCTTCCCCTATCCCGACGGCTGCGGGCTGTGGCAGCAGGCCGACGTCCGCACGGCCCGCGACCGGCTCGGCTGGCGGCCCCGCATCGGGCTGGAGGAGTCGCTCGCCGACATCTGGATGGAGGCGGCATGCCGCATCTGA
- a CDS encoding DUF3492 domain-containing protein, with amino-acid sequence MRVALLTEGGYPFARGESVLWCDRLVRGLGGHEFELYALSRSPRQEQAGWCDLPQNVRHVRTAPLWGEPPVHVPCADGTAARGITGRRERRRFAECFAELAAAICTPAADGDEPDRADRTGPTAAERFAAGLHGLADLARDHGGLPDAIRSELAVRVLESACRAPGALRAAHAAQVSDLLAVVDRLERALRPLSLDWLDEGPGSAGLGDADLCHAVGGGPAALAGLLATRAYGTPLLITEYGVRLREHYLASTPLPAQAGGVGPGGAAPGVRPADARQPVRALLASFQGRLAHEAYARAQLITPGNTHARRWQERCGARRERLRTVYPGMDAEPFTEVGEAVMDVPAGGSDGDTPGCGGRSRPTLLWVGRVEPAKDLVALLHAFSEVRHALPGARLRIVSTGLGTAPDAAAYAAHLRALAAHLFPDEAADTRSVGENPVVFEEIGGPAAPTLADAYAGGTVAVLSSVVEGFPVSLVEAMFCARATVSTDVGAVCEVIGGTGLVVPPRNPRALADACLALLRDPARRTRLGAAARARALELFTVEQNVEAFRGIYLELMSRSTRAPAALDVDGAPVPFAQPAESHVPGRWASTARPPAALASATASPRPAGLRSPAHARAAQPATVHGPSWARHAASGTPAVGVRPGQEDPA; translated from the coding sequence GTGCGCGTTGCACTGCTTACGGAGGGTGGCTACCCCTTCGCGCGTGGTGAGTCGGTGCTGTGGTGCGACCGGCTGGTGCGAGGGCTGGGCGGACACGAGTTCGAGCTCTACGCGCTCAGCCGCAGCCCGCGCCAGGAACAGGCCGGCTGGTGCGACCTGCCGCAGAACGTGCGGCACGTCCGCACCGCTCCGCTGTGGGGCGAACCACCGGTGCACGTCCCCTGCGCCGACGGCACCGCCGCACGCGGCATCACCGGGCGCCGCGAACGCCGCCGCTTCGCCGAGTGCTTCGCGGAGCTCGCCGCGGCGATCTGCACCCCGGCCGCCGACGGTGACGAGCCCGACCGGGCGGACCGCACTGGCCCCACGGCCGCGGAACGCTTCGCCGCCGGTCTGCACGGACTCGCGGACCTCGCCCGCGACCACGGCGGCCTGCCGGACGCGATCCGCTCCGAACTCGCCGTCCGCGTCCTGGAGTCCGCGTGCCGCGCGCCGGGCGCCCTGCGTGCCGCGCACGCCGCCCAGGTCTCCGACCTGCTCGCCGTCGTCGACCGGCTGGAACGTGCCCTGCGCCCGCTCTCCCTGGACTGGCTCGACGAGGGCCCCGGCAGCGCCGGCCTGGGCGACGCCGACCTGTGCCACGCCGTCGGAGGCGGCCCCGCCGCACTCGCCGGGCTCCTCGCCACCCGCGCCTACGGCACGCCCCTGCTCATCACCGAGTACGGGGTCCGGCTCCGCGAGCACTACCTCGCCAGCACCCCCCTCCCCGCGCAGGCCGGCGGCGTCGGCCCCGGCGGTGCGGCGCCCGGCGTCCGGCCCGCCGACGCGCGGCAGCCCGTGCGGGCGCTGCTCGCCTCGTTCCAGGGCCGGCTGGCGCACGAGGCGTACGCCCGCGCCCAGCTCATCACCCCCGGCAACACCCACGCGCGCCGCTGGCAGGAACGCTGCGGCGCCCGCCGCGAACGGCTCCGCACCGTCTACCCCGGCATGGACGCCGAGCCGTTCACCGAGGTCGGCGAGGCCGTGATGGACGTCCCCGCGGGCGGCAGCGACGGAGACACGCCGGGCTGCGGCGGCCGGTCCCGGCCCACCCTGCTCTGGGTCGGACGGGTCGAACCCGCCAAGGACCTCGTCGCTCTGCTGCACGCCTTCTCCGAGGTGCGCCACGCGCTGCCCGGCGCCCGCCTGCGCATCGTCTCCACCGGGCTCGGCACCGCACCCGACGCCGCCGCGTACGCGGCACACCTGCGCGCGCTCGCCGCACACCTGTTCCCGGACGAGGCCGCCGACACACGCAGTGTCGGGGAGAACCCGGTGGTCTTCGAGGAGATCGGCGGTCCCGCCGCCCCCACTCTCGCCGACGCCTACGCCGGCGGCACCGTCGCCGTCCTCTCCAGCGTCGTCGAAGGCTTTCCGGTCTCGCTGGTGGAGGCGATGTTCTGCGCCCGCGCCACGGTCTCCACCGACGTCGGCGCGGTGTGCGAGGTCATCGGCGGCACCGGCCTGGTGGTGCCGCCCCGCAATCCCCGCGCCCTCGCCGACGCGTGTCTCGCGCTGCTCCGCGACCCCGCCCGCCGCACGCGCCTGGGCGCGGCGGCGCGTGCCCGGGCGCTCGAATTGTTCACCGTGGAGCAGAACGTCGAGGCGTTCCGCGGGATCTACCTCGAACTGATGTCGCGCAGCACGCGCGCCCCCGCCGCCCTCGACGTCGACGGCGCGCCGGTGCCGTTCGCGCAGCCCGCCGAGTCCCATGTTCCAGGCCGCTGGGCCAGCACCGCCAGACCCCCGGCGGCGCTCGCGTCCGCGACCGCCTCGCCCCGCCCGGCCGGACTGCGCTCGCCCGCGCACGCCCGGGCGGCGCAGCCCGCCACCGTCCACGGCCCGAGCTGGGCCCGGCACGCCGCGTCCGGTACCCCGGCCGTCGGTGTCCGGCCCGGCCAGGAGGACCCCGCATGA
- a CDS encoding DUF3152 domain-containing protein has translation MGRHSRKRNAPPETPARTVPEAGPVVGAQPWAAGGPDGAAAARPAPPPDSSGPAPFAPGSLRRPAVPRPYPGERSPAGAPYPGPAAYGTPPGGTPQARGGHPQHREHGGAWGGGPATGPPPTVAGPRSGGPRPGVPRSGAAPGPRYGPRQDYLDAFDDDVFAAGSASRSAPPPEMPGRRASGAVGGGHGAPPPRAEDPWDSASPGPDGDHEGGHEGDHDDPETGPQRARTKGRTFTGVAAAAVTTALAIVVAGQVTGLEQRPDNRDAAAGAGEARGGDGESSRRVPRPTPSDTQAARPLTYAERIATVLPLDPDLHGTGEFSTVEGREEGDGRGEVVRYRVQVEKELPLDAELFAEAVHRTLNDDRSWAHDGARSFQRVASDDADFVITLASPGTTGAWCAKSGLDTTVQNVSCDSAATNRIMINAWRWAQGSETFGDDRIREYREMLINHEVGHRLGLGHRFCGSDGALAPVMMQQTKTLTTGAATCRPNAWPHPEKDG, from the coding sequence GTGGGACGCCACAGCCGCAAGCGGAACGCTCCGCCGGAGACCCCGGCCCGGACCGTGCCCGAGGCCGGACCCGTGGTGGGTGCCCAGCCCTGGGCGGCCGGTGGTCCGGACGGTGCCGCAGCCGCCCGGCCCGCGCCGCCTCCCGACTCCTCGGGTCCTGCACCCTTCGCGCCCGGCTCCTTGCGCCGTCCGGCCGTGCCCCGGCCCTACCCGGGCGAGCGCAGCCCGGCCGGAGCCCCCTATCCGGGCCCCGCCGCGTACGGCACGCCCCCCGGCGGGACGCCGCAGGCGCGCGGCGGTCACCCGCAGCACCGCGAACACGGCGGCGCCTGGGGCGGCGGCCCCGCCACCGGCCCCCCTCCTACCGTCGCCGGGCCGCGCTCCGGTGGTCCCCGGCCCGGCGTCCCGCGCAGCGGAGCGGCGCCCGGCCCGCGGTACGGCCCGCGCCAGGACTATCTGGACGCCTTCGACGACGACGTGTTCGCCGCAGGCTCCGCGTCGCGCTCCGCCCCGCCGCCCGAGATGCCGGGCCGTCGGGCCTCGGGTGCCGTCGGCGGTGGCCACGGCGCCCCGCCGCCCCGCGCCGAGGACCCGTGGGACTCCGCGTCGCCGGGCCCCGACGGCGACCATGAAGGTGGCCATGAAGGTGACCACGACGACCCGGAGACCGGGCCGCAGCGCGCCCGCACCAAGGGCCGCACGTTCACCGGCGTGGCCGCCGCCGCGGTCACGACCGCGCTGGCGATCGTGGTGGCCGGCCAGGTCACCGGCCTGGAACAGCGGCCGGACAACCGGGACGCGGCCGCCGGAGCGGGCGAGGCCCGCGGCGGCGACGGCGAGTCCTCCCGCCGCGTGCCGCGCCCCACACCGTCCGACACGCAGGCCGCCCGTCCGCTGACCTACGCGGAGCGGATCGCCACCGTCCTCCCCCTGGACCCGGACCTGCACGGCACCGGCGAGTTCAGCACCGTGGAGGGCCGGGAGGAGGGCGACGGCCGGGGCGAGGTCGTCCGCTACCGCGTCCAGGTGGAGAAGGAACTCCCGCTCGACGCCGAACTGTTCGCCGAAGCCGTGCACCGCACACTGAACGACGACCGCAGCTGGGCGCACGACGGTGCGCGCAGCTTCCAGCGGGTTGCCTCCGACGACGCCGACTTCGTCATCACTCTGGCCAGCCCCGGCACCACGGGCGCATGGTGCGCCAAGTCCGGCCTGGACACCACGGTGCAGAACGTGTCCTGCGACTCCGCGGCAACCAACCGCATCATGATCAACGCCTGGCGCTGGGCGCAGGGTTCGGAGACCTTCGGCGACGACCGCATCCGCGAGTACCGCGAGATGCTGATCAACCACGAGGTCGGACACCGGCTCGGGCTCGGACACCGCTTCTGCGGGTCCGACGGAGCCCTCGCGCCCGTGATGATGCAGCAGACCAAGACCCTCACCACCGGTGCCGCCACATGCCGCCCGAACGCCTGGCCGCACCCGGAGAAGGACGGCTGA
- a CDS encoding alpha/beta hydrolase, which produces MSSTEQPDLRTAVPHAIPDLNGPHVHGGEALRDVSLAGLTLSVRARPPVRRGLPPALYVHGLGGSSQNWSALMRELAGHLDGEAVDLPGFGGSPPPDDGDYSVSAHARAVVRLLDASERGPVHLFGNSLGGAVTTRVAAMRPDLVRTLTLVSPALPELRPQRTAVPTALLALPGVTSLFGRLTKDWTPERRTREVLALCYGDPGRVAPEDFQVAVREYARRLELPYFWDALTRSARGLVNAYTLGGQHSLWRQAERVLAPTLLVYGGRDQLVSFRMARRASTAFRSSRLVALPEAGHVAMMEYPDVVARAFRELLAETSDRSEQAVKGA; this is translated from the coding sequence ATGTCGTCGACCGAGCAGCCGGATCTGCGTACCGCCGTCCCGCACGCGATCCCCGACCTGAACGGACCGCACGTCCATGGCGGGGAGGCGTTGCGCGACGTCTCCCTCGCCGGTCTCACGCTCTCCGTGCGCGCCCGGCCGCCGGTCCGTCGCGGGCTGCCGCCCGCGCTGTACGTGCACGGTCTCGGCGGGTCGTCGCAGAACTGGTCCGCACTCATGCGGGAGCTGGCCGGGCACCTCGACGGCGAGGCCGTGGACCTGCCCGGCTTCGGAGGGTCGCCGCCGCCGGACGACGGCGACTACTCCGTGTCCGCCCACGCCCGCGCCGTGGTCAGACTCCTCGACGCGTCCGAGCGCGGCCCGGTCCACCTGTTCGGCAACTCCCTCGGCGGCGCGGTCACCACCCGCGTCGCCGCGATGCGTCCGGACCTGGTGCGCACGCTCACCCTGGTCTCCCCGGCGCTGCCCGAGCTGCGCCCGCAGCGCACCGCCGTACCGACCGCGCTGCTCGCCCTCCCGGGGGTGACGTCCCTCTTCGGCAGGTTGACGAAGGACTGGACGCCGGAGCGCCGCACCCGCGAGGTCCTGGCCCTGTGCTACGGCGATCCCGGCCGGGTGGCGCCCGAGGACTTCCAGGTCGCGGTGCGGGAGTACGCGCGCCGGCTCGAACTCCCGTACTTCTGGGACGCGCTGACCCGTTCGGCGCGCGGCCTCGTGAACGCCTACACTCTCGGCGGTCAGCACTCCCTGTGGCGCCAGGCCGAGCGGGTGCTCGCCCCGACGCTGCTCGTCTACGGCGGCCGCGACCAGCTGGTCTCGTTCCGCATGGCGCGCCGGGCGAGCACCGCCTTCCGTTCCTCCCGGCTGGTCGCGCTGCCGGAGGCCGGGCACGTGGCGATGATGGAGTACCCCGACGTGGTCGCGCGGGCCTTCCGCGAGCTGCTGGCGGAGACATCCGACCGGAGCGAGCAGGCAGTGAAGGGAGCGTAG